The sequence below is a genomic window from Lolium perenne isolate Kyuss_39 chromosome 4, Kyuss_2.0, whole genome shotgun sequence.
TTACAAGGAGTTGTATCGGTCCGAGGGTACTAGCAATATAGATGTTGTGCTAAATACGATGCCAACTAAGTTTCCTCGGAGGGTACTAGCAATATAGATGAATGATGGCCTGGTTAAAAGAGGTGAAAGAAGCTTTGTTCCAAATGTTTCCAACAAAGGCACCAGGGCCAGATGGCTTTCCTGCACAGTTTTTCCAGCGCCATTGGAATGTGTGTGGTACTGAAGTGACCGCTGTGGTGTTGAGGATCCTGGTGTTGAGGATCCTGAAAGGGGAAGATGACCCCACGGTGATAAACAATACTTTCATCGTCTTGATCCCAAAGGTAGCTAGCCCAGATGAGTTGGGGCAGTTCCGACTTATCAGCCTATGCAACGTGCTTTATAAGATAGCATCTAAGGTGGTGTCGAACACGCTGAAGGTCGTCCTTCCGGACATTATCTCAGAAGAGCAGTCGGCGTTTGTTCCAGGACGCCTGATTACTGATAACATTATTTCTGCTTTTGAGTGTTTGCATTTCATGAAGCGCAAGCGGGCGAAAGAGGTGAGGTGCTGCGCTTTGAAGCTGGATATGAAGAAAGCCTATGACTGGGTGGAGTGGTCTTATCTTCGGGCGATCATGCTACGGGCCTACGGCTAGGTTTTCATCGGTTATGGGTGGAGATGGTTATGCGGCTTGTCACGACCGTCTTGTTCTCAGTTTTGTTGAATGTCGATAACCTCGAGAGCTTCACACGCACGAGAGGGATTCGTCAGGGTGATCCTATCTCTCCATATCTCTTTTTGTTAGCAGCAGAGGGCCTCTTGTGCCTTTTAAAATCAAGAATTCAGTCATCAAGTTTAAGTGGAATTAAGGTGGCACCATCAGCCCCGATGGTTAGTCATTTACTCTTTGCCGATGACAGCCTGCTGTTCTTCAGAGCGAATATGGAGAGTGCTCAGGAGATTAACGATATCCTTCGGATATATTGCAATGCTTCTGGTCAACAAGTGAATATGGATAAGTCATCAATTCATTTTGCCAAAGGTTGTCAGGAGAATATGAGGCAGGGAATTATGAGCATTCTGAATGTTCATAATGTTTCTTTGAATGAGAAGTACCTAGGAATGCCATCAGATGTAGGTATATCGATCAACGGTGCTTTTAAGTACCTGAAGGATCGAGTATGGAAGAGAGTCCAGGGTTGGTTAGAGTTGCTCTTAGTAGCGGGGAAGGAAGTTTTGATCAAATTCGTTGCCCAAAGGGTCGTGCGAGCATATTAATAGCCTCCTTCGGAACTTCTGGTGGGGGAGTAAAGAAGGGAAGCGAAAAACTTGTTGGGTGGCATGGGAGGATATGACAAAGCCTAAGCATCTTGGAGGCTTAGGTTTCCGAGATATTGAGCTGTTTAACTTAGCTCTCCTTGCACGCCAGGCTTGGAGGATTGTAAAGGAACCAAGTTCGTTAAGTGCCAGAATTTTAAAATCGGTGTACTTTCCGAATGGAGAATTTCTGGATGCTGAACTTTGCACTAACCCGTCCAGAATTTGGCGCTCGATACTGGATGGGAGGGACGTGGTGAAGCAGGGTTTGATCAAGAGGATTGGCAACGGAGAAGACACAAATATTTGGAACACTAATTGGATCCCTCTTGATGGTCGTTGCTTGTATTCCCGATCAACCACCACAACTAGTAAGTGAACTGATTAATCAAGGTGAGATGGCGTGGAAGATGGATATGCTAGAGGCTGCATTTCTGCCAATGGATGCCGAGGTGATCAGTTGTATCCCTTTGAGCACTAGGAGGCAGGTGGACTTCTGGTCATGGCATTATGAACGGAATGAGATTTTACAGTACGTTCAGCATACCGTATGCTTATTCATACTAGAGAAAAGAGAACAGCCTGGCTTGATGAGAGTCCAGGGGGATCAAATGTTAGAGAAGTAGAGAATGGCTGGACATCTATCTGGAGAGTTAAAGTACCTTCAAAACTAAAGGTTTTTCTATGGAGGCTAGCACGCCAATCACTTCCCACTGGAGACGTGCTACACCATCGAAATATGGCACCACAAAGCAATTGTGCAATATGTGGAGAGGAAGACTCCTGGAGGCACTCTCTCGTCGAGTGTCATCATGCGAGGAGTGTGTGGGCGTCGGCTTCGGAGGAGATTAGCGATTTTGTCTACAATCTCCAGGAGCCTCACGCGAAAGCATGGATTGCGGCAATGATCAAATCTCTGTCGCAAACTGAAGTAACTCAGGTTGTTGTCACAATGTGGGCGTTATGGCATGCTAGAAGGAAGATTATCCATGAAGGTTTATTCCAGAGCCCATTGTCGACACACTGTTTTATCCGACGATTTATCGTTGATCTGGAGGTGCTGGCGCCTGCACCGTCCAACACCAGCGAGAGAGGGCCCATGGCACCTAGATGGATCCCTCCACCATCGGGTGTTGCAAAGGTTAATGTCGATGCGGCTGTGTCTAAGAATTCTTCTATAGCGGCGATCGCGACAGTAGCCTGGAGCACGGCTGGAGAGTTCCTAGGTGCCTCATCTATGGTGTTGAAGGGCTTATCCGACCCAGAGACCTTGGAGGCGCTGGCATGCCATGAGGGCCTTTCAGTTGCAGATGATCTTCTCCAGCAAGTGAGGGTTGCGACAGACTGTCAAAATGTGATTAGAAGCATTGAGGGAGCGGGCAGGGGACCATATGGTCAGATAGTCCAAGAGCTCAATGCAAGGAGGAATGATTTCCACCATGTGGTACACGTGGTGAGCAACTAAACAATTGTTAAACAAAAAAAAGGAGGAATGATCTCCAAATGGTGCAATTCGTCCATGAAGGAAGATCATCTAACGGAGACGCACACTGCCTTGCAAGGAGCTCACTGTATCTAGATATTGGTAGGTATGTGTGGTTCAATTCTCCACCCGAGGGTGTTGGTAATCATGTAAACATTGTTGAATAAAAGTAGGGCGagtgttttctcaaaaaaaaaaaaaccaaaggagCCCTTAGGAGGTATTCTTGTCAAGTTCAAATGAGATTGAAGTGTTAGATATATATTTGGTATATGTATATTTGGCCGTCGAATCTACTATATCTTTAGGAGTGCCTTCTTGGCCTACAAGTCTTACATCCTATATATACTCATTCGTGAGGCTCAATACAATATCTACATATTTCAccaatctctctccctctctatcgttctacatggtatcagagcggtacGTTCCTTGACCTAGCTGTCGCACAAGCTTTCGAGCCACGCCACCCTCGGGGGCCGCGCAACCCCTACGAGGGTTCGTCCACAAATTGGTTGATCGGTTGCCCTCATGTCTCTTTTTTCGGTTtgtagattggttttcttttttgtCTGCGGTCGCTCGACCGACCTTTTTTTGGTTTACCGACCATAGATTGGATTGGGCCGCCCATCGTCGTCGTCTTCGCCTGCCTCTACTCCGACATCGGCATCGACGATCTACACCGCGCCCGCGTGCCTGCCTCCGCAGCCGTCCTCGCGCCTGCCTCAGCAGGCTGCCTCGGCCTCAATAGCAGGTTGTCACGACCATTGGCTGGCTCCTACGCCTTCCTCGGTAGGCTACCGCGGCCGTGCCCCTCGGTCCTTCTTCTCCGTCATCGCCCGAgacatcatcgacaacgtcgccaTTGGCTCCGATCTGTGTGTCGCCCACACCATGGCGCGTACAACGCCGacgtcggtctgatcaaccgcTCGCGCGCATGTCCCCAAGCACGCGCCTACCATCGATCGAGCATCGGGCTGCCGCGGCATCGCCCCTTCGGGCTACAGCGCCACCGCCTTTGGTCCATACTACCGGCCTTCGACGCGCCTTCCGAGGCGTGTACGTTGCTGGTGGCCTCCCGTCGCTGCAGTGACTTGCGCCTTGCAGCTACGCTAGTCCCTCGGGTCGTGACGTTGCCGCACGCAGTCTACTTCGCCGTCCTGCACACCGACGTCCCATGCCACCCTTGCGCCGTCTCCCTTGGCGCAGGTCGCCACCGTCCGCACATGGTCTTCTTCACGTTTTTAGGATCTTCCTTGCCTACTTCGAGTACTGCCGCCGCACTCCTGGTCGCAGGCCTCGCCGACTAGCTCTACGACAGTCTAGGCATCCAGCATGGCCACTCCAGGCTGTCGTTGGTTTTTCACCGCCTTCTATGTCTCCGTCCACCACGACCTCGTCACTAGCGTCATCGTCTCGTCCCCGACTACTTCGTCTACTCCGACAACCGCGGACTGCATCGGCACCTCTCCCTCTTCGCCGCTCTGCAACTTGCCACCGTTCTGGAGGCCTCCTCTGCTGgtccccctgacactggcgcacgGTTCATGATGGCCCGGTATTGGCAACACCGGTACGTGTCTTCGTCTCCGACGCATCCCCGGGCCTGGCAAGCTCGGATCAGCGCCTCGTCCTCATCGGTCTCGACAAGGTCTTCCTATGTGAATTGTTGCAGATAACGTCTATTTCTTCTAATGAAAGGCAGTGCTCATGCCAATTTGTCGAAAACGAAGTACTATATATTTACTCGAAAATAGTTGGCCACAAACATTACGGTACTTTGAGCCAACAACATTACATGGAAACTATTTGAAGATTAATTTGAAGTTTAGGTTGCACCAGATAGATCTACTACAAATTGTAGCAATTTAGTTAAAATTTAATCAATTCTGAAAGGGCAGAAGCTAAAGAAACTGAAATGTTGCATGAGTAGGGGGCAAAGCAGGTAGGAGAGATCATTGGATCACCTTCACTACACTAGTGTCAACCTCTACTTGTGAATAATAATGTTCTATAGGATTTACAAAATTTACATATACTGATATTTTGATTGAAACATAGTCCAGGAGAAAATTTTGATACTGATTCACCTATATGCATTCTCAAACTTGCCTTAAATATCAATCAGGCGAACAATCCCAGTCATGTCCAGTAGCAGTCATGACATTATTTACTTACAATTTACAGGAGGAGCTTAAGAAGAACGTACACAAGTTTCTAATGCATTATTGATATAATGTACCTAGGAATGAGTTTTGATTTGGCATGTTTCGGTCACCTCATACTGGTGGCAGATCCGCAAGGGCGTGTCTTTCGAAACAGGCCTCTCCTCGGACCATAGTTCCATCTTCAAATCCCCGGTTCCCCAATGCAGCAAACATTTGTTAACCTGACTTTGATCGAAGCGGTTTATCATGCTCAGCCCTGAACACTTGTCTACCAGCTTCCACTCCCCTGATCATTAAGTTTACCAGAAGATGGGAGAACAAATTAAAGAACCATCATAAATGTTACAAATGTCCTGGGTGGCAAGCCAAATATGCTGGTAAGGCAACAAGAAATTAGAAACATTGTGGAGAGTGACAGAAATTTACCGTTAGGTCGCATGTCTCCCTCTAATGTCACTTCTTCGAACTCCAAAGAGATCTCTTGCTCTGAACCATTGATGGCCGTGAAAGCAACAACCACCTCAGTTGGGTGTAGAAGCGTAAAAGTAGGATGAACTCGCAAACAGACCAACCTTCAGAGGAGAAAAACCAAACATTGACGAGACAAGATTAATGCTAGCAAAATAAGCTCCATTAAGCAGTTCAGTGAGCTCTATTCAAGATGGATCAAATTATGCACACATTTTGGTCAAAATAAAGATGCATCAATTTTACTACACAATTACACTATAAAATAACCTTTTTCCTCTTTTCAGATAATATATAAAATGACCCTTTAAAAGATCACTTCCCCGGTGTAATTGTTgtgttgaatatgaaataatttatGGTTATCTGAGGTTATCTTCTGATAAAACAAGCACTCAACCACTCGCCTTGAGAATCCACCAGAGCCAGGCCCAACACTTCTTGCTTGGATGCTAGAGTCAATCTGCAAAGTTTTGGGATTGCCTTTCAGAATTGATATCTGACGCTGAATAACCAGTCCACCCCCAATGTCTCCTTCCAGAAAAGCAGATTCGTCCCCGCCTAATTGCTCCAGAGGCCTAGAACCCACAAACTATTCACTGACAGGCTAAAGAGTATCACACGAAAAACAAAAATTTGCCCAGTATGCAATGATTACTCATGTTACCTTACGATCTTGTATTCTTCTGTGCAGCCAGCAGACCTATATTCAGTGCCACTGTACTCTTCATAACCATGGATTTCAATTCTGCTGTGCAGCCATTGGGAATCTTAAGATATCGAGAGACCAAGTACACACGGTGCTTAAGTTAATAAGGTAATTTTCGGATATATTTAAAATTCATTGACTGTCATTTGTGAATTAATGCACGAATTATAACCTTCTAACTCATGTTTTAAAGCAACTAAGAACAACTTCAAAAACCATTTTGCACTAGACATACTGACATACCAACAATAGTTCAAGAACTTTTTCTGAAGAAAAGGCAAAAGGTTTACGTTGGTTAATTGATGGAGTTGTACATAAGAACAACAACTCAGGGGCTTACAAACATTAATGCCTACTCTCGTGTATAAGGTGACCCAATTTTTCTGCCCCCACAAAAACCCAATTATCCACCTCTGATCTTGGGCGAAAGCCCTGCTCTGATCTTGGTCAGTGCCGACAACGGCGACGTCCTCGGGCGTCATTGTCTTCGTTGGAAGCGTTGTCTGGTTCCGTGCCCCCTAGTCTGGTTGTGGTGCTCTTGCTTGGGCGAGCTTGGCAAGTTCTAGCCCCTGTGCTTTGCGTCTCGGGGCCAAGCTAAATCCTTGTGTTCTTCTGCAACAATGGCTGACCTCTCTTCCAGGGATGTTCGTGGCAGCGGTGAGGTCTCGGTGATCATCCTTCGATGGCGCAGGAGGTTCTCGTTGCTTCACATAGTGTTGAGGATCGCTCTTTTGGTGTTCTCATGTTTGAGGCCAAGAGGAGGTGCAGCGGTCTTCTCGGTGGAACTCTGCCCTTCGGTCGCGACGTGACCTCGGCAGTGGGATACCCTTCGACGGTGGCCGTGACTCTCCTAGCTCTGCAATGTGTAGAATGATCGCTCGGCAAGCGGGTTTCGTTTCTCCGCGGCCTCTCGACTTCGAGATCCTTTCGACTGATCCAACTCCACTCCTTCCTGCTTTTCTCGGTCTGTTCCGGCGTTGTTGGGTGCTAAGTTTTTAGGCTTGGTGGTGGCGCTTGTGCTCTCTTTCTCTTTCCGTTCTTTGTGTTGGTGTGTGATCTTCCTTTTTATTCTACTCTCTTGTAACCCCCGTGTACTCTGGTTCACTTGAACCCATCTTGTTCTGAAAAGCCTTATAGGCAACTTGACTTAATACATGTTCAGGCTGGCTAACGCCCGCCGTAGTTACAGTAAAAAAAACGTGTGAAAACTACTAGTAGTACACAAACATCACAAGACTAATATAAGGTCATGCATCATACAGAACGAAAGAAGCATACCAGATGGAAGATGTGTCATTGAAATAATACGACCGCCAATCCATGGTACAACCTTAAGAAACCAGTCCCCACTCTTCAACTCAACAAGTTTTCTAGAGACCTCAGCACCTTCCAGTCTTGATGGCTCATCTATATCAGGTATAGGACGAACCATCTCTGTACAACCATCACAAGATACCAACACAAGACACATTTAGCCAATTAGAACTGCGGTTATAGTAAAAACTTCAAGATCTAAAATATTAGAGCCATAGATAAGAGGTAGGATACCTAAATGTTTCTTGAGATCAATTTCACTTGTTGCAACCAAGGTGGAAAGTTCAAGCTCAGAAGGCATCACAAAATGTACCTCTTCGCCATCGACACCATGAGAACTTATCTGTGTTCACCGAAATAATTCTTAATATCCTAAAAAAGGTTTATGTTTATATTGCATATGTGATAAAAAATAGGAAAAAATATACATTACCATAGCACCTCCACCAAGCAGAATACTTATGTTTAAGTTACGTTTTGGTCTATTCCAGGATCCTTcagttttcaaaattttcacagAAACCACTGATGAGTGGACTTCGGCGACATAATATGTCAGTAGATAGTCCCCCTGTGTGAATCCGTATCCATCCCCGGCATCTTCAAACAAGACACCTTCAGCTTTACCTGTAAAAAAAATTCAGTCATGGCGCAGAACAGAAGATATGCACACCATATTGCAATGTTTTAATGAAAACTGGCTAACTAACACATTGTGGATGTTATTCTACTTGTTCCGAAGCATATTTGTGAATTCTTTATTTTTTAAAGTTTACTAATGGTACCTTGATCAAATTTTCATAAGGGGGATAAGAGAGGCATAACTGTGGATCACATTAAACATAACCAAACCCTCGATAGACCACGGATCATGAATCCAAGTTATTCCAGGCAAAATTTAAAGAAACATACCATTTTCATCCAGTGCAACAAGTAGCGACAAATTGTCCTCTAAACTTGCTTCACCAACATGCTTAATTGGAAGACCTACAGGAAGTATTGATCCTCCTCTTAGATATAGCACCGGCAGATCCTATATCATTAGTTGTGAATAAATAAATTAGTTCTAGAATAGCTTTCAAGGCAGCTCAATAAAAGTTTACCAACCAACTTACAGGGTGTGAATCTTCAAAATCAAAAGGTAACCAAATGCCCTTTGGGAATTTATGTGCACATTCATGAGCTCCTTTATCAGGTAAAGTGCTGCCAAAAGGAATGTTTTACGTCATATAAAAGCATAGAAATATTAGATACAGATGGTGCGCTATTATTTGGCTAATGATTTCTATGTTTAAAAGGATAGCAAAAGCATTTTTCAGCCAACGATGAAGACCAGATTGCAAGCTCAGGCACGCaatgcaagcaaatcttggtttcCAAGAGAATGACGCAAAGAGGTATGCCGTGAGCCAATTGATGTGAAACCATTACCTTGCACATACTAAAAGTGGCCCCAGGAGAAAGGAAGTCTCAACTTTTCTCAATTCCAAGTCTTGCGGATCTACAAAGCAATAAATAAGATTTAGTAATAAATAACATAAATTCTCCAAATAAGGGTCACCAATGAATAGGGGCAGCAAAGAAAAAAACAAAATACTTCTTCATTGTCTAGTTTTGAATCATCAAATTCAATCGAGTTCTATTTTCATAGACCCTATTTAGGTGGGAATTTCACATGTTTCATAGACACTAGTTCCTTCAAATTTTATATGAAATTATTGTGTTCCAAATATGCCCTTATCATAGTAGTGAATAAAATAATCTTAATCTTTTTACATGTGTACCAAGAAAACACAAAAAAAGGCATCCATAATTCACCATTCCATGGATTTCTGAATATTCTAAATGCCAACTTAGACTATGGGTCCACTTCTAATGATGTGGTTATATATGAGTAATAAGCAATAGTAAGACAGCCATTATTACCAGCAAAGAAAAGTGGAGTAGCAACTGGAGTACCCTTCTTATGTGAAACATAAAATAGCGTGTAGATGTGTGGCAGTAGCCGATACCGTCTTAGTAGTGCAAGACGACAAACTTCTTCGCACTGAAATATGCATTCACTCTTAGAAATAGCTGGCGGTATCTTCATTTACAAATTAACAAGCACCAAAAATGCATGTGGGGGCTTGATTTATGAATAAAGTAGAATACGTAAACATCAACACAATATTACTTAATGAAAAAGCTTCGTCTACACTATATGCACAACAGTGACAaattttagggggggggggggggagggttgTCCTCAGAGTGCATAAACCATAGATTATGATGTCTGGGTGAAGGACTGACATTATAAAGTGGAAGAAATGATGTACGGAGTATAAAATATATGCTAATCTCATGAACAAGGACGCTGACCTGAAAATTTGACATGTATACCGAGCAAAAATATGTTGATGGAGATACTATCAACTTGTGTATCAAAATATAGCAATACAATAATTCTAGTACTCCTACAGAATATAGCGTACAAAAATCAAACATAATTGAAGCTTCTAGGAGAGCAACAAGATTTTCTTTGCATGCATGCACACATGtgtgagatgagggacatgaaagAGTACCTCTTCACCAAAGGACCATGGCTCATGATCAATAGTTCCAGCTTCAGAATGACCACGGGAGAATGGAAACAATGCACCGAAACCCATCCATCTTGCAAAAAGTTTTGGTGTAGCATTTCCAGCAAATCCACCAATATCAGGACCCGACAGTGGCTGGCCACTGAGACCCTGATCATATGTAACCACACCATTATATTTCTAGAAATTTATGCTTATCATACcgataataataataattttcCCATAGTGATGTCTTGTTTATGTCAACATAGAGAGGATGACTTAGTACAAAGTAACACTAAAACAAGAACATGCTTGCAGAGTtgcaacaaaagtaaactaaagaGCAACCAAAAATTGCAACTAATACATGTGGGAATGGTCAACACCAAGAAAATTGAGAAATTGTATGTTACTCTAACCTCTAAGGTCACAAGACCGTACTCACAGTACAATTAAACTGCAGGACTGATCGCATGTTCTTTTATTCATTCAAACAACTGCATACATTTTGTTTTAGAGTGAATTCCAGTTTTTACCCTACAGTTGTGCATTCGGTACACAATATTACCCCATCTAATTGAACTTATATTAAAATAGCCCATCTAGGAGACTTAAAAGACAATCTTACTGATGTTTAGCATTTTGCTTATTTTTGTTATAGGACCGGCGTGTTTCGTCTATGTGGCACGCCAAAATGTGTAAAGATCAGAGGGCGTCATCGACAATTAATTATATCCAGACTAATCTTACCCAATTATTTCATTCCTCGTCATCGTAGTGGTATGTTTCAAAGCCGGTTATCACCACACACCTTGCCCAATGGATACACAAAGGAAACGAGGGTCCAAATATTCTAGAATGTGTAATCTAGATGACTTTTCACTCAATAGGGCAATTAGTATCCCAAATATATAACTAAGACGGTATTTGGGTGGATACTCTAAATAAAGATATATACTATGCTCTTGATAGTTGATACATTTATGGGAGGAACTCTCTTGGACTTGAATAAATATTTTACTTACCAACTGAAGGACCATTGATATACTCATGTGTAAATGCTCCCAATTCGATAGGTTATCACCAGTCCATGTTGCCGCATATCGCTGGCTTCCAATAAAACCAGCTCGTGTAAGAACAAATGGTCGTTTTGCTGTACTAGACATCACCATTCCTTCATAAGTAGATCTTGCCATGAGCATTCCATAAACCTGGAAAAAAAATTAACATTAAAGCATGATCACGTACAAAAAGAAGCAAAACCTGTTTGTGTTACATTGCTAGCATTTTTCTTGCCAAAGCGACAGAGACATTACATTATGATAGTAAGAATGATTCTGGACACCGCCAATATCAACATCTCCTTTATGTATATTGCTTTCAGGCATTGTTTTGGTAGTAGTCTGCAAGTTGATACCATCACTTCATTTGCACAAATAAAATCAGATGACATAAAAATGAATTGGGACAAGATCATATACTGTCATAGCAGGCTCGTTCATATCATTCCATATTCCATCAACACCGTTGCAGATGAAATCCCTTACTAATCTAGCCCACCATGTGCGGATTCTTTCAGAGGTAAAATCAGGGAAAACACAATCACCAGGCCACACCTCACCTGAAATTACAGAGCAAGAGGCATCTCAGGCTGGTATGATCATTTAGAGGAGGGAAAAGCCCATTTAAGTTGGTGAAACATACCAATGAATGGGCTACCATCTGCCTTTTTAATCCACACATCATTTTCTGAACCACTTTCATACGCAAAGTAACCCTTCTCTTTCTTGATTCCTGGATCAAGCATCCAGATTGATTTACAGCCGATGGAACGTAGATCATCAACCATAGATTTTGGATCGGGAAAATGGTTCTGTAATATATCAAGTTCAAACATAAGCATTGGCCATGGAATAAACTTATCCTAGCTAGTGCATTCAGAATCGCACTAATACAGGCTAAAGAATTCATGTGAAGTAGATATTTTGGTAGAAAATAATAGTGACAGTGAGACAAAAATGCAGGCTCAATATCCAATTTTAAAGCAATGTAAACCCATGCAAAGAACATAGTGCAGATGTACAAATATACTATTCCCTCCGTCTAAAAATAGGTGTCTCGCTTTTGTCtaaatacggatgtatctagatgcattttatttagagatacatctgtatctagataaagttgagacGCCTATTTTTAGATGGAGTGAGTACTTGTAGTGAGAAGGTACTTACACTGTCAAATGTGAAGCATCTGAAACCATCCATATAGTCAATATCCATCCAAACCACATCGCAAGGAATGCCTTTCTCTCTAAATGTTCTAATAACCTGTGGAAGCACTAAATGAGTATCAACATAAAGATACCATCTCTAACATGTTTTTAAGTTTCAGATGTTTTAATAACCCGTGGTGATAATAAAATACATAAGTAGCAACATGAAAATATCAATACTACATACTCTTAAGCCTCAAAGTGCATTCAGAGAGGACAAAGATAAAACAGGAGACAGACGTACTGGTAAATCGGTCGATTATCATAGCACACTGCGCAACAAAATGGAACTCTTGAAATGATAAATTAAGCAATTGTCATAGCACAGTGCTCAACAAATATAACTCTTGAAACAAATGTGGGTTACATAACATCAACAGGGCTAAGCCATGAAGATCATTATTTTTACATTATGATCTACTCTCGGTTAAGGGCATACTAGTAATTTACTTTAGTCTAAGAGTTCGATCTTCTTGGTTTACTCTTCAGGTTCTACGTATTGGCCCTTTCGGTTTCATATCAAACTTCACTCATGGCACACTCCAATAGTATGTACAACAATGAGGAAAGATCCGCATGTCAAAATACTTCTTTCAATTTCATTTCTCTTAGGAAGTTTATCACATAGATTTTTCTGGAGGAAGTTTACCAGAATGTTCAAAGCTGTATCATGCTATGATAGCAACTCGGCAATACATCTACCACACTTAAAAAGATAGCAATCAGAGGAATTCCATCTTGTTTTTTTTGAAATATTAGGAACTAGTGTTCCGCAAAACAAAGTTACATGTTCCCCTAATTATGATTCTTTCATCATCTCTCCCCACTTTTTGCCAAACGAGTTTCCCATTTTGCCTCAATTGGATATAATCGATGCATCAAACCACACCAAGCTTTGGGCCGATCAAAATCGAATAAAAAAATCCACACACGACCAAACAAGGAAGCTAGAGTGGAGTGGA
It includes:
- the LOC127295148 gene encoding uncharacterized protein isoform X3, whose amino-acid sequence is MPSKWSLGYHQCRFSYMSSERVLEVIRTFREKGIPCDVVWMDIDYMDGFRCFTFDSNHFPDPKSMVDDLRSIGCKSIWMLDPGIKKEKGYFAYESGSENDVWIKKADGSPFIGEVWPGDCVFPDFTSERIRTWWARLVRDFICNGVDGIWNDMNEPAMTTTTKTMPESNIHKGDVDIGGVQNHSYYHNVYGMLMARSTYEGMVMSSTAKRPFVLTRAGFIGSQRYAATWTGDNLSNWEHLHMSISMVLQLGLSGQPLSGPDIGGFAGNATPKLFARWMGFGALFPFSRGHSEAGTIDHEPWSFGEECEEVCRLALLRRYRLLPHIYTLFYVSHKKGTPVATPLFFADPQDLELRKVETSFLLGPLLVCASTLPDKGAHECAHKFPKGIWLPFDFEDSHPDLPVLYLRGGSILPVGLPIKHVGEASLEDNLSLLVALDENGKAEGVLFEDAGDGYGFTQGDYLLTYYVAEVHSSVVSVKILKTEGSWNRPKRNLNISILLGGGAMISSHGVDGEEVHFVMPSELELSTLVATSEIDLKKHLEMVRPIPDIDEPSRLEGAEVSRKLVELKSGDWFLKVVPWIGGRIISMTHLPSDSQWLHSRIEIHGYEEYSGTEYRSAGCTEEYKIVRPLEQLGGDESAFLEGDIGGGLVIQRQISILKGNPKTLQIDSSIQARSVGPGSGGFSRLVCLRVHPTFTLLHPTEVVVAFTAINGSEQEISLEFEEVTLEGDMRPNGEWKLVDKCSGLSMINRFDQSQVNKCLLHWGTGDLKMELWSEERPVSKDTPLRICHQYEVTETCQIKTHS